The DNA region ATGAAGTGCCACCAAGAAGAGAATTTATTGAGAAAAACGCGGTTTACGCAAATATTGACATATAAAAATAATATTAAAATGAAAGTAACTATTGTAGGTGCAGGAGCTGTTGGTGCAAGCTGTGCTGAGTACATTGCTATTAAAAATTTTGCATCAGAAGTTGTAATTTTAGACATTAAAGAGGGTTATGCAGAAGGCAAAGCCATGGATTTAATGCAAACCGCTTCGCTAAACGGATTTGACACAAAAATTGTTGGTTCAACCAGCGATTATACCAAAACAGCAGGTAGTAATATCTGTGTAATTACATCGGGTATTCCTCGAAAGCCTGGGATGACCCGTGAGGAATTGATTGGTATTAATGCAGGAATCGTAAAATCGGTTTCCGCTAGTTTGATAGAACACTCTCCAAACACCATTATAATTGTAGTTTCCAACCCAATGGATACAATGACTTATTTGGTGCACAAAACAACCAACCTACCAAAAAACAGAATTATCGGTATGGGTGGTGCATTGGATTCGGCTCGTTTCAAGTACAGGTTGGCCGAAGCCATGGAAGCTCCAATTTCCGATATTGATGGTATGGTTTTGGGTGGCCACTCAGATACTGGTATGATTCCTTTAACAAGTTTAGCTACGCGTAACAGCGTTCCAGTAAGTAAATTTTTATCTGAAGACAGACTAAATCAAGTAGCTGAAGACACTAAGGTTGGTGGTGCAACATTAACAAAATTATTAGGTACCTCAGCATGGTATGCTCCTGGAGCAGCAGTTTCAAGTTTAGTTCAAGCAATTGCTTGCGATCAGAAAAAAATGTTCCCTTGTTCTACAATGCTAGATGGAGAATACGGCTTAAATGATATTTGCATCGGTGTACCCGTAATCTTAGGTAAAGATGGCATTGAAAGAATAGTAACGATTGACCTTTCAGATGCTGAAAAGGACAAAATGAAGACCAGTGCAGAAGCAGTTAGTAAAACAAATGGCTTGCTAGAATTGTAACATAAAAACAAAATGAACAACTAATAAAGGCTGCTCTTACTAAAGGAGCAGTCTTTTTTATATATTTACAAAAAATTTAAAAACAAAAAAATGAAGAAAATTATTTTACTAGTTCTAGTAACTATGAGTATGGGCGTTTTTGCTCAAAAAGAAATTAAAGAAGGTGTAATGACAAATAAAGTTACTATGTCTTCTGATAACGAGCAAGTTAACGCATCTTTTGCTATGATTGGTGATATTAGTGCCACTACTCATTTTAAAGGTAACAAAGCACGGACAGAACAGAGTAATCAGATGACGGGAACACAGATTTCGATTGTTGATCAAGATGCTCAAAAATTTCTTATGTTAATGGAAAACCCTATGCTTGGTAAAAAATACCTTAAACAAGATACTGAAAAATCAGAAGAGGAATTAAAAAATGTTTCTGTGACTGCTAACGGAGAGACCAAAACCGTTGTTGGGTATGAGTGTAAAGGTTATGATGTGGTTACCAAACAAAATGGACAAGAACTTAAAATGAAAATGTTTGTTACTGATAAAATTTTAGCTCAGGAACAATACACTTCTATGTTGGGAGGTAAATTAAAAGGATTTCCTTTATATATGGTGGTATCTATGAATCAAGGTGGAATGGCAATGGATATTACCGTAGAAGTTACTGAAATAAAAGCTGAAAGTGTAGATGATAGTAAATTTGACATGACCGTACCTGAAGGCTATACTGAAATGGCTATCCCAAAATAATAAATAGAGTTTATATTTTAAAAAAAGCCCCAAATTGGGGCTTTTTTATGTTTGAATTTTATCGATTTAAACTTTAAGCCCAAGACTCAATACTCTTTTCTACGAAAGCCCAGAAATTTTACCGTTTTTATCAATAACCATATCTTCAGAAGCAGGCTTTGATGGTAAGCCTGGCATACGCATCATTTTACCTAAAATAGGAATTAAAAACTGAGCTCCTGCAGCAATTTCTATTTCACGTACGGTAATGGTAAAGTCTTTTGGTCTTCCAATCAATTTATCATTATCAGAAAATGATTTTTGTGTTTTTGCCATACAGATGGCAAAATCGTTAAACCCTAAATTATCAACTCTTCTTAGATTTAATCTCGCTTTATTATCATATACTACAGCATCTGCACCATAAATTTCTTTTGCTATTTTTTCAATCTTATCTTTAACTGGTGATTTCCAGTCATATAAGGGTTTAAATTCAGCCGCTTTATTTTCTACAACATCAACAACAGCTTTTGCTAAATCTTGAGTACCATTACCTCCTTCTGCCCATCCTCTAGAAACAACTGCATGCACACCTAAAGCTGAGCATTTACTTTTTATTAAATTTACCTCATCATCCGTATCGCTAATAAATGAATTAATAGCTACTACTGGCTCAATATTAAACTTTCTAATATTTTCGATATGCTTTTCCAGATTTACAAACCCTTTTTCAACTCGATCCACACTTGGAGTATTATACTCTTCTTTAGGCGAACCTCCATGATGGCGTAATGCTCTAATCGTAGCTACCAGCACAACACATTTAGGACTTAACCCAGCTGAAGCACATTTAATATTCAAGAACTTTTCCGCACCCAAATCCGCACCAAAACCAGCCTCTGTAACCACATAATTGGAAAGTGAAAGTCCCATTTTAGTCGCAATAATACTATTGGTTCCTTGGGCTATGTTAGCAAAAGGACCACCGTGAATAATAGCAGGGTTTTTCTCTAATGTTTGCACCAAATTAGGCTTTATTGCATCTTTTAAAAGAATAGTCATGGCGTTTTCGGCCTTTAAATCACGAGCAAAAATCGGTTTTCTATCAAAAGTAAACCCAACGAAAATATTTCCCAGTCGTTCTTTAAGATCTTCCACATTTTTTGCCATACATAAAATCGCCATAACTTCAGAGGCCGGTGTTATGTTAAATCCGTCCTCTCTAGGTATACCGTTAGCGGTACCTCCCAAACCGATGGTTATTTGGCGTAAT from Aureibaculum sp. 2308TA14-22 includes:
- a CDS encoding formate--tetrahydrofolate ligase, giving the protein MKPLSDIEIAQKTELTHIKNIAEKLNISEDNLELYGKHKAKLPLDLIDNEKIKNNNLVLVTALTPTPAGEGKTTVSIGLTEGLNKIGKQATVVLREPSLGPVFGIKGGAAGGGYSQVVPMEDINLHFTGDFNAIEKANNLLAALIDNNLQSKVNNLNLDPRNIAWKRVIDMNDRALRQITIGLGGTANGIPREDGFNITPASEVMAILCMAKNVEDLKERLGNIFVGFTFDRKPIFARDLKAENAMTILLKDAIKPNLVQTLEKNPAIIHGGPFANIAQGTNSIIATKMGLSLSNYVVTEAGFGADLGAEKFLNIKCASAGLSPKCVVLVATIRALRHHGGSPKEEYNTPSVDRVEKGFVNLEKHIENIRKFNIEPVVAINSFISDTDDEVNLIKSKCSALGVHAVVSRGWAEGGNGTQDLAKAVVDVVENKAAEFKPLYDWKSPVKDKIEKIAKEIYGADAVVYDNKARLNLRRVDNLGFNDFAICMAKTQKSFSDNDKLIGRPKDFTITVREIEIAAGAQFLIPILGKMMRMPGLPSKPASEDMVIDKNGKISGLS
- a CDS encoding malate dehydrogenase produces the protein MKVTIVGAGAVGASCAEYIAIKNFASEVVILDIKEGYAEGKAMDLMQTASLNGFDTKIVGSTSDYTKTAGSNICVITSGIPRKPGMTREELIGINAGIVKSVSASLIEHSPNTIIIVVSNPMDTMTYLVHKTTNLPKNRIIGMGGALDSARFKYRLAEAMEAPISDIDGMVLGGHSDTGMIPLTSLATRNSVPVSKFLSEDRLNQVAEDTKVGGATLTKLLGTSAWYAPGAAVSSLVQAIACDQKKMFPCSTMLDGEYGLNDICIGVPVILGKDGIERIVTIDLSDAEKDKMKTSAEAVSKTNGLLEL